The Kribbella jejuensis region TCACCTCGGGTGAGCGGATCTCGGCCGCGCTGCTGGCGATGGCGATCGCCAACCTGGGCTACGAAGCACGCAGTTTCACCGGCTCGCAGGCCGGCGTGATCACCACGTCCGCACACGGCAACGCGCGGATCATCGACATCACGCCGGGCCGGATCGAGGAAGCGCTCACCGAGGGCCACATCGCGATCGTGGCCGGGTTCCAGGGCGTCGCCCAGGACACCAAGGACATCACCACGATGGGCCGCGGTGCCTCCGACACGACCGCGGTCGCACTGGCTGCCGCACTGGAGGCGCAGTACTGCGAGATCTACACCGACGTGGACGGCATCTTCACCGCGGACCCGCGGATCGTGCCGGCCGCGAAGCAGATCCCGAAGATCTCCTACGAGGAGATGCTCGAGATGGCCGCGTGCGGCGCCAAGGTGCTGCACCTACGCTGCGTCGAGTACGCGCGGCGCTACAACGTCCCCGTCCACGTGCGTTCCTCCTTCTCGCAGAAGGAAGGCACCTGGGTCGTCGATGCGAAGGAACTGGATCAGATGGAACAGGCGATCATCTCCGGCGTGGTCCAGGACCGCGGTGAGGCCAAGATCACGGTGGTCGGCGTACCCGACAAGCCGGGCGAGGCGGCCCGGATCTTCGAGACGGTCGCCGGTGCCGACACCAACATCGACATGATCGTGCAGAACGTGTCCGCGGTGGCCACCAACCGGACCGACATCTCGTTCACGCTGCCGCGTGCGGACGGCGCCCGGGCGATGTCCGCGCTGGCCCGGATGAAGGACGAAGTCGGCTACGAGCAGTTGCTGTACGACGACCAGATCGGCAAGGTGTCGGTGGTCGGGGTCGGAATGCGCTCGCACCCGGGCGTTTCCGCGAAATTCTTCTCCGCCCTCGCCGACGCCGGCGTGAACATCGAGATGATCTCCACCTCGGAGATCCGGATCTCGGTGGTGGTGGACGAGAACCTGGTGGACGCCGCCGTGACCGCGGCGCACACCGCATTCGATCTGGACGACGAGCACACCCAGGCTGTCGTGTACGGAGGAACGGGACGGTGACCCCTGTGAGCGCTGTGGAGAACACGATCGAGGACCGGACGGGTCTGCCCTCGCTGGCGGTGGTCGGTGCGACCGGCGCCGTCGGCACGGTGATGCTGACCCTGCTCTCGACCAGGCAGAACGTCTGGGGCGAGATCCGGCTGATCGCCTCCGAGCGCTCGGCGGGTAAACAGCTCGTGGTCCGCGGCGAGACCGTGGAGGTGATCGCGCTCAGCGAGGAAGCCTTCGACGGCATCGACGTGGCGATGTTCGACGTACCGGACGAGGTGTCCGCGCACTGGGCGCCGATCGCGGCGGCCAAGGGTGCGGTCGTGGTGGACAACTCCGGCGCGTTCCGAATGGATCCCGACGTACCGCTGGTGGTTCCGGAGGTGAACGCCGAGGCCGCGCGGAACCGGCCGAAGGGCATCATCTCGAACCCGAACTGCACGACGCTGTCGATGATCGTGGCGATGGGTGCGTTGCATCACCGCTACGAGCTCGAGCAGTTGGTGGTCGCGTCGTACCAGGCGGCGTCGGGGGCCGGGCAGTCCGGGATCGACGCGCTGTACGACCAGCTGGCGAAGGTCGCGGGTAATCGTGAGCTCGGTTCGTCGCCGGGCGATGTGCGGCGGATGATCGGGAACGATCTCGGTCCGTTCCCGGCCCCGCTGGCGCTGAACGTCGTACCTTGGGCGGGGTCGCTGAAGGACGACGGGTGGTCGTCGGAGGAACTGAAGGTCCGGAACGAGTCGCGCAAGATCCTCGGGCTGCCGGATCTGAAGGTGTCCGCGACCTGTGTGCGGGTGCCGGTGGTGACGACGCATTCGTTGTCGGTGCATGCGCGGTTCGTGCAGGAGGTGGACGCCGACGGGGCCCGAGAGGTACTGCGGGACGCGCCGGGCGTGCTGCTGTTCGACAACCCGGCCGAGGGCGAGTTCCCGACGCCGGCGGACGTGGTGGGCACCGATCCCACGTGGGTGGGCCGGATCCGCAAGTCCCTCGACGATCCGTACGCGCTGGAGCTCTTCGTCTGCGGCGACAACCTGCGGAAGGGCGCGGCGCTCAACACCGCCCAGATCGCCGAGGTAGTCGCCAAGGAGTTCATCCCCGCCGAAGCGTGACGGTGCAGGAGGGGCCTCTCCAGGCTCCTCCTACACCTATCTACAGCCAGTTTTCGCGGGCGGCGTGGAGGGCTAGTTGGAAGCGGGTGCTGGCGCCGGTGCGGTTCATCAGGCGTTCGAGGTAGCGGAAGAATGTGCGGCGGCTGATGCCTAGCGTGCGGGCGATGGTGTCGTCGGCGGCGCCGGTGGCCAGGAGGGCCAGCAGGCGGCGTTCGATGGGTTCCAGGCGGTCGTCCTCGGTGCCTACCGACGCGTGCAGCGGGAGTGCGTTGCGCCAGCACAGCTCGAACATGCCGACCAGCGCGGTCAGCAGGCTGCTCGGGCGGATGATGAGCAGCGAACGGTTCACCTCGGTGTCGCGCACCGACATCGACACGTACGCGATCGAGGAGTCGATGATCGTCAGCTTCGCCGGTACGTCGGGCAGTACGCGCGCCTGCTCACCCGCCTCCACGCACGGCAGGATGTTCTCGGTCAGGTACCCGGGCACCTCGACGGACTCCGGCGAGTACACGACCCGGTAGGCGACGCCGCGCTTGAGGTGGTCGATCTCCTCCTGGTTCGGACCGCCGATGTAGTACGGCGGGGAGTCGATCGCGAGGATCTCGCGCTGCGCGCTGCCCTTGATCTGATGGATCCGCTCGACGATCGCGCTCCCGGTGACGACCTCGATCAGGTGCGTGGTCGACTCGTTGTGCACGGTCCGGCGGAACTCGTCGTACGCGTTCAGCACCTCGATCCGGGCCTGCTTCAGCTCGGACTCGCGGCGCAGCGTCATCGCCTCCAGGCCGGCGTCCGGCGGCACCGGGAGGTACCGGGAGTGGTCCGAGCCGGAGCGCCGGGCCAGCCCGGCC contains the following coding sequences:
- a CDS encoding aspartate-semialdehyde dehydrogenase; its protein translation is MSAVENTIEDRTGLPSLAVVGATGAVGTVMLTLLSTRQNVWGEIRLIASERSAGKQLVVRGETVEVIALSEEAFDGIDVAMFDVPDEVSAHWAPIAAAKGAVVVDNSGAFRMDPDVPLVVPEVNAEAARNRPKGIISNPNCTTLSMIVAMGALHHRYELEQLVVASYQAASGAGQSGIDALYDQLAKVAGNRELGSSPGDVRRMIGNDLGPFPAPLALNVVPWAGSLKDDGWSSEELKVRNESRKILGLPDLKVSATCVRVPVVTTHSLSVHARFVQEVDADGAREVLRDAPGVLLFDNPAEGEFPTPADVVGTDPTWVGRIRKSLDDPYALELFVCGDNLRKGAALNTAQIAEVVAKEFIPAEA
- a CDS encoding helix-turn-helix domain-containing protein → MSTTDTERADHLRVLGLNDDEIKVYQHLLRTGPSSITELDDAVPDRQAPIDSTLGGLVQAGLARRSGSDHSRYLPVPPDAGLEAMTLRRESELKQARIEVLNAYDEFRRTVHNESTTHLIEVVTGSAIVERIHQIKGSAQREILAIDSPPYYIGGPNQEEIDHLKRGVAYRVVYSPESVEVPGYLTENILPCVEAGEQARVLPDVPAKLTIIDSSIAYVSMSVRDTEVNRSLLIIRPSSLLTALVGMFELCWRNALPLHASVGTEDDRLEPIERRLLALLATGAADDTIARTLGISRRTFFRYLERLMNRTGASTRFQLALHAARENWL
- a CDS encoding aspartate kinase; its protein translation is MGRVVHKYGGSSVADADCIKRVAQRIVATKKAGNDVVVVISAMGDTTDELMDLAQQVSPLPPPRELDMLLTSGERISAALLAMAIANLGYEARSFTGSQAGVITTSAHGNARIIDITPGRIEEALTEGHIAIVAGFQGVAQDTKDITTMGRGASDTTAVALAAALEAQYCEIYTDVDGIFTADPRIVPAAKQIPKISYEEMLEMAACGAKVLHLRCVEYARRYNVPVHVRSSFSQKEGTWVVDAKELDQMEQAIISGVVQDRGEAKITVVGVPDKPGEAARIFETVAGADTNIDMIVQNVSAVATNRTDISFTLPRADGARAMSALARMKDEVGYEQLLYDDQIGKVSVVGVGMRSHPGVSAKFFSALADAGVNIEMISTSEIRISVVVDENLVDAAVTAAHTAFDLDDEHTQAVVYGGTGR